From Cellulomonas oligotrophica, a single genomic window includes:
- a CDS encoding RNA polymerase-binding protein RbpA — MANRSLRGMRIGSHSMESEQGVDFAPRLQAHYDCPNGHTIILPFSVEADVPVVWECRCGAEALLRDASKPEVKSGKPPRTHWDMLLERRTVNELQELLDERLDLLRAGKLRRSA, encoded by the coding sequence ATGGCGAACAGGTCCCTGCGCGGGATGCGCATCGGGTCCCACAGCATGGAGTCAGAGCAGGGCGTCGACTTCGCCCCGCGGCTCCAGGCGCACTACGACTGCCCCAACGGGCACACGATCATCCTGCCGTTCTCGGTCGAGGCCGATGTCCCGGTGGTGTGGGAGTGCCGGTGCGGTGCGGAGGCTCTTCTCCGCGACGCGTCGAAGCCCGAGGTCAAGAGCGGCAAGCCGCCGCGCACGCACTGGGACATGCTCCTCGAGCGTCGCACGGTGAACGAGCTGCAGGAGCTGCTCGACGAGCGGCTCGACCTGCTGCGTGCGGGCAAGCTCCGCCGCAGCGCCTGA
- a CDS encoding aldo/keto reductase: MTTTYRQLGDSGLTVSTAGLGCNTFGATLAPDDVPAVVHAALDEGVTLFDTADVYGGTPGQSEELLGSALRGRRDDVVVATKFGLDVGGLNGADWGVRGSRRYVRRAVEGSLQRLGTDRIDLYQMHTPDPRTPVEETLAALHELVVEGKVRYVGSSNFAAWQVVEADWTARTAGTTPFVSAQNRYNLLDRGAEAELVPATEACGVGVLPYVPLASGLLTGKYRRGEAAPEGSRLTRIPQRLRTADFDRIEALAALAQEWGVSLATLALGGLAAQPGVASIISGARTPEQVRENVASAGWEPSLAQLAAIDEASPGPTG; encoded by the coding sequence GTGACCACGACCTACCGCCAGCTGGGTGACAGCGGACTGACCGTCTCGACCGCAGGGCTCGGGTGCAACACGTTCGGCGCGACGCTCGCGCCCGACGACGTGCCCGCGGTCGTGCACGCGGCCCTCGACGAGGGCGTCACGCTCTTCGACACCGCGGACGTCTACGGCGGCACGCCGGGGCAGAGCGAGGAGCTGCTGGGCAGCGCCCTGCGCGGGCGTCGCGACGACGTGGTCGTCGCGACGAAGTTCGGGCTCGACGTGGGCGGCCTCAACGGCGCGGACTGGGGCGTGCGCGGCTCGCGGCGGTACGTGCGCCGCGCGGTCGAGGGCTCCTTGCAGCGGCTCGGCACCGACCGCATCGACCTGTACCAGATGCACACGCCGGACCCGCGGACACCCGTCGAGGAGACCCTCGCGGCGCTGCACGAGCTCGTCGTCGAGGGCAAGGTCCGCTACGTCGGCTCGTCGAACTTCGCGGCCTGGCAGGTCGTCGAGGCCGACTGGACGGCGCGGACCGCCGGCACGACGCCGTTCGTCTCCGCCCAGAACCGCTACAACCTGCTCGACCGGGGTGCCGAGGCCGAGCTCGTGCCCGCCACGGAGGCGTGCGGCGTCGGCGTCCTTCCGTACGTGCCGCTCGCGTCCGGCCTGCTCACGGGCAAGTACCGCCGCGGAGAGGCCGCGCCCGAGGGGAGCCGCCTCACGCGGATCCCGCAGCGGCTGCGGACGGCCGACTTCGACCGCATCGAGGCCCTGGCGGCCCTCGCGCAGGAGTGGGGCGTCAGCCTCGCGACGCTGGCGCTCGGCGGCCTGGCGGCCCAGCCCGGCGTCGCGTCGATCATCTCCGGCGCGCGCACCCCGGAGCAGGTGCGCGAGAACGTGGCCTCCGCGGGGTGGGAGCCCTCGCTCGCGCAGCTCGCCGCGATCGACGAGGCCTCGCCCGGCCCGACGGGCTGA
- a CDS encoding alkene reductase, protein MDLFSPVQLGELTLPNRVVMAPLTRKRSGDAGIPGDIVVDYYAQRAGTGLIVTEGTFTSHEGRAFDGQPGIVTDEQVTAWRRVTDAVHARGGLIAMQIMHGGRVSHPDITGTDRIVAPSAVAIDATVRTRHGKQPFPVPHALTTDELPAVRDEIVTAATRALEAGMDAVELHAANGYLLHEFLSPTTNQRTDAYGGTPHARTRFVTEVVTAVADAVGPGRVGLRISPAHNIQGALETDPHDVATTYGTLVDALAPLHLAYLSILHADPAGPLTQDLRRRFAGPVVVNSGFTTTTTRDEALALVAHADGDAVAVGRPLIANPDLVDRWRTQAPENTPDPTTFYTDGPQGYTDYPPLAG, encoded by the coding sequence GTGGACCTCTTCTCCCCCGTCCAGCTCGGTGAGCTCACCCTCCCCAACCGCGTCGTCATGGCGCCCCTGACCCGCAAGCGGTCAGGCGACGCCGGCATCCCCGGCGACATCGTCGTCGACTACTACGCCCAGCGCGCCGGCACCGGGCTCATCGTCACCGAGGGCACCTTCACCAGCCACGAAGGACGCGCCTTCGACGGCCAGCCCGGCATCGTCACCGACGAGCAGGTCACCGCCTGGCGCCGCGTCACCGACGCCGTCCACGCCCGCGGCGGGCTCATCGCCATGCAGATCATGCACGGCGGGCGCGTCAGCCACCCCGACATCACCGGCACCGACCGCATCGTCGCGCCCTCCGCCGTCGCCATCGACGCCACCGTCCGCACCCGCCACGGCAAGCAGCCCTTCCCCGTGCCCCACGCCCTCACCACCGACGAGCTCCCCGCCGTCCGCGACGAGATCGTCACCGCCGCCACCCGCGCCCTCGAGGCCGGCATGGACGCCGTCGAGCTCCACGCCGCCAACGGCTACCTCCTGCACGAGTTCCTCTCCCCCACCACCAACCAGCGCACCGACGCCTACGGCGGCACCCCCCACGCCCGCACCCGCTTCGTCACCGAGGTCGTCACCGCCGTCGCCGACGCCGTCGGCCCCGGACGCGTCGGCCTGCGCATCTCCCCCGCCCACAACATCCAGGGCGCCCTCGAGACCGACCCCCACGACGTCGCCACCACCTACGGCACCCTCGTCGACGCCCTCGCACCCCTGCACCTGGCCTACCTCAGCATCCTGCACGCCGACCCCGCCGGACCCCTCACCCAGGACCTGCGCCGCCGCTTCGCCGGCCCCGTCGTCGTCAACAGCGGCTTCACCACCACCACCACACGCGACGAGGCCCTCGCCCTCGTCGCCCACGCCGACGGCGACGCCGTCGCCGTCGGACGCCCCCTCATCGCCAACCCCGACCTCGTCGACCGCTGGCGCACCCAGGCCCCCGAGAACACCCCCGACCCCACGACCTTCTACACCGACGGCCCCCAGGGCTACACCGACTACCCCCCGCTCGCGGGCTGA
- a CDS encoding MmyB family transcriptional regulator produces MRRAGSGCTASRTPGGALRRSGGGWGRSARCRCWWRRAAGTTADPDARDPARLADLLDAMSRRPVYAVDRYWDVLATNALAAYVFGIEPGHNCLVTFFTDEGTARRYPFRDVAGPMMVAQFRAHAARYADDARFREIVEDLLDRSAEFRTLWDRHVVGVTPHVDLVYDHPSLGRLSFAPTVLTPADGADLRLFVYIPKAGTPTEQALRRIV; encoded by the coding sequence GTGCGCCGGGCGGGGTCCGGCTGCACTGCTTCCCGCACGCCGGGGGGAGCGCTGCGGCGTTCCGGCGGTGGGTGGGGGCGTTCGGCGAGGTGCCGGTGCTGGTGGCGTCGTGCGGCGGGGACGACGGCCGACCCGGACGCGCGTGACCCGGCCCGGCTGGCGGACCTGCTGGACGCGATGTCGCGGCGGCCGGTGTACGCGGTGGACCGGTACTGGGACGTGCTGGCGACCAACGCGCTGGCGGCGTACGTGTTCGGGATCGAGCCGGGCCACAACTGCCTGGTGACGTTCTTCACCGACGAGGGCACCGCACGCCGGTACCCGTTCCGGGACGTGGCGGGGCCGATGATGGTCGCGCAGTTCCGCGCGCACGCGGCCCGGTACGCGGACGACGCGCGGTTCCGCGAGATCGTCGAGGACCTGCTGGACCGGTCGGCGGAGTTCCGGACGCTGTGGGACCGGCACGTGGTCGGGGTGACCCCCCACGTGGACCTGGTGTACGACCACCCGAGCCTGGGTCGGCTGAGCTTCGCCCCGACGGTCCTGACGCCCGCCGACGGTGCCGACCTGCGCCTGTTCGTGTACATCCCGAAGGCCGGGACACCGACCGAGCAGGCGCTGCGGCGGATCGTGTGA
- a CDS encoding MBL fold metallo-hydrolase, giving the protein MVATYLPDGYVQLEPARWFSLPDAGPVAEHPDLLDAHGHLVASIGVLLLEGPGWRLLVDAGLGPAHVPASATHASLGVMVGGGLVEHAGEIGAVDAVVVTHAHDDHVGWARAGWPGFAGLARVPHLVGAGERAPSGWGVLRDGDEVVPGVRVLATPGHTHGHVSLVVDGGAGRLLVAGDVLHSPVQVPHPGLGSCFDVDPGASARSRARVLAELAVPGTVGAVTHFADVPFGVVRDGRWVPLPDGD; this is encoded by the coding sequence GTGGTCGCCACGTACCTGCCGGACGGGTACGTCCAGCTCGAGCCGGCCCGGTGGTTCTCCCTGCCCGACGCCGGCCCCGTCGCCGAGCACCCGGACCTCCTCGACGCGCACGGCCACCTGGTCGCCTCGATCGGCGTCCTGCTGCTCGAGGGCCCGGGCTGGCGGCTGCTCGTCGACGCCGGCCTCGGCCCGGCGCACGTGCCCGCGAGCGCGACGCACGCCTCGCTGGGGGTGATGGTCGGCGGTGGCCTCGTCGAGCACGCGGGGGAGATCGGTGCGGTGGACGCGGTGGTGGTGACGCACGCGCACGACGACCACGTGGGGTGGGCGAGGGCGGGCTGGCCGGGGTTCGCGGGGCTGGCGCGGGTGCCGCACCTCGTGGGTGCGGGGGAGCGTGCCCCGTCCGGGTGGGGGGTGCTGCGCGACGGTGACGAGGTGGTGCCGGGGGTGCGGGTGCTGGCGACGCCGGGTCACACCCACGGGCACGTGTCGTTGGTCGTGGACGGCGGGGCCGGGCGCCTGCTGGTGGCCGGGGACGTGCTGCACAGCCCGGTGCAGGTGCCGCACCCGGGGCTGGGGTCGTGCTTCGACGTCGACCCGGGGGCGTCGGCGCGGTCGCGGGCGCGGGTCCTGGCCGAGCTGGCCGTGCCGGGGACGGTCGGTGCGGTGACGCACTTCGCGGACGTGCCGTTCGGCGTGGTCCGCGACGGCCGGTGGGTGCCCCTGCCCGACGGGGACTGA
- a CDS encoding MFS transporter yields the protein MSSTSAPQPVRRGTVVLVVLLAAQFMFALDFSIVTVALPAIGADLGMGPGELTWIVTLFALSAAGLMLLMGRVGDYYGRKKLFLGGMALLTLGSLVGGSRRARRSCTWPA from the coding sequence ATGTCCTCGACCTCCGCCCCGCAGCCCGTCCGACGCGGCACCGTCGTCCTGGTGGTGCTCCTCGCCGCGCAGTTCATGTTCGCCCTCGACTTCTCCATCGTGACGGTGGCCCTGCCGGCCATCGGCGCGGACCTCGGCATGGGACCGGGGGAGCTGACGTGGATCGTCACGCTCTTCGCGCTGTCGGCCGCCGGTCTGATGCTGCTGATGGGGCGCGTCGGCGACTACTACGGCCGCAAGAAGCTGTTCCTCGGCGGGATGGCCCTGCTGACGCTCGGGTCGTTGGTGGGGGGCTCGCGCAGAGCGCGGAGGTCGTGTACGTGGCCCGCGTGA
- a CDS encoding MFS transporter: MARVMQGVATAITTPSALALLTTSFPEGPARNRALGLNGALLSLGFAIGSVLGGVLTELFVWRFTFFINVPVGLAVLAVAPFVIRNSSEPTRQRLDVPGALTLSGTLLSLVLGLTWAGEHGWTDPTTLGLLAGAALLAAAFWVVETRSPHPLAAVAILRRRSVALGNLAGLATFSMESGKVFLLTIYLQQVLGASALQTGVAFTVLGAGAFTGGMVAPRVLNRVGARATLVVGLTTQALAAVALLGLGQGFAAGYALILVATAIGGFGHVLVIVSYTVAVTSGLPDQEQGLASGLTAMSQQVAFTLGTPVLAAVAIAAGVSATASAQENLTGVHTGLGVSAVVLLVVSGLVAVFYRTPRPVGPTSGDAAAVPAVVGQQAQEPVR; the protein is encoded by the coding sequence GTGGCCCGCGTGATGCAGGGCGTCGCGACCGCGATCACCACGCCGTCGGCGCTGGCGCTGCTGACGACGTCGTTCCCGGAGGGGCCGGCCCGCAACCGGGCGCTGGGCCTCAACGGGGCCCTGCTGTCCCTCGGGTTCGCGATCGGGTCGGTCCTCGGCGGGGTCCTCACCGAGCTGTTCGTGTGGCGCTTCACGTTCTTCATCAACGTCCCGGTGGGCCTGGCGGTGCTGGCCGTCGCACCGTTCGTGATCCGCAACTCCTCGGAGCCGACACGGCAGCGCCTCGACGTCCCGGGTGCGCTGACCCTGTCGGGGACGCTGCTGAGCCTCGTCCTGGGTCTGACGTGGGCGGGGGAGCACGGGTGGACCGACCCGACGACCCTCGGGCTGCTCGCCGGCGCCGCGCTCCTGGCGGCCGCGTTCTGGGTGGTCGAGACCCGGTCCCCGCACCCGCTGGCCGCGGTCGCGATCCTGCGGCGCAGGTCGGTCGCGCTGGGCAACCTCGCGGGGCTGGCGACGTTCTCCATGGAGAGCGGCAAGGTCTTCCTCCTGACGATCTACCTGCAGCAGGTCCTCGGCGCGTCGGCCCTGCAGACCGGTGTCGCGTTCACCGTCCTGGGTGCCGGGGCCTTCACCGGCGGCATGGTCGCCCCGCGCGTCCTCAACCGTGTCGGGGCCCGCGCCACCCTCGTGGTCGGCCTGACCACGCAGGCCCTGGCCGCGGTCGCGCTGCTGGGCCTGGGGCAGGGCTTCGCCGCCGGGTACGCGCTCATCCTCGTCGCGACCGCGATCGGCGGGTTCGGCCACGTCCTGGTCATCGTGTCCTACACCGTCGCGGTCACGTCCGGCCTGCCCGACCAGGAGCAGGGCCTGGCGTCCGGCCTGACGGCCATGTCGCAGCAGGTCGCGTTCACCCTCGGCACACCCGTCCTGGCCGCCGTCGCCATCGCCGCCGGGGTGTCCGCGACCGCGAGCGCGCAGGAGAACCTCACCGGTGTGCACACGGGCCTGGGTGTCAGCGCCGTGGTCCTGCTGGTGGTGTCCGGTCTGGTCGCGGTCTTCTACCGCACGCCCCGGCCGGTCGGACCCACGAGCGGTGACGCCGCCGCGGTGCCGGCGGTCGTGGGGCAGCAGGCGCAGGAGCCGGTCCGGTGA
- a CDS encoding AvrD family protein, translated as MSEGTGLASRTAPATVHRWASIDDHLGPAALRLFGEGYRRTRPQLRGLAVTHEGSTSTLSAWGAITLPDDWSVKDGEHQRPHLATTDVIALTAQAVGALVAARFDPVTAAASLITGLDVHASDRPLEDGLGQFRVAATLETDDDQGAGTRFRATVGPLTASGELARPLAVPSLADVVTPGETTVAPPGAPYGERMTTRSQGLTDVTLDAGTVRATSTLVDAPAPPAPRGLEAAAQPAYALVDVFVATLQLGQVLLYDLDAIDRGASDTLWMRRTSVRTRAPLPATGPVAVRATLDRARLVDRDAATWRLADVVGDVGPYTVRTALAHRVPRPPAARRAAGTTPAPPTQ; from the coding sequence GTGAGCGAGGGCACGGGTCTGGCGTCACGGACCGCACCGGCCACGGTGCACCGGTGGGCGTCGATCGACGACCACCTCGGCCCGGCGGCCCTGCGGTTATTCGGCGAGGGGTACCGGCGCACCCGCCCGCAGCTGCGCGGCCTGGCCGTCACCCACGAGGGGAGCACGTCGACCTTGTCGGCGTGGGGTGCGATCACCCTGCCCGACGACTGGTCCGTGAAGGACGGGGAGCACCAGCGCCCGCACCTGGCCACGACCGACGTCATCGCGCTGACCGCGCAGGCCGTCGGCGCACTGGTCGCGGCCCGCTTCGACCCGGTCACGGCGGCGGCGTCGCTGATCACGGGCCTGGACGTGCACGCCTCGGACCGGCCGCTGGAGGACGGCCTCGGGCAGTTCCGCGTCGCCGCGACCCTCGAGACCGACGACGACCAGGGCGCCGGGACGCGGTTCCGGGCCACGGTCGGGCCGCTGACCGCGTCCGGGGAGCTGGCCCGCCCGCTGGCCGTGCCGTCCCTGGCCGACGTCGTCACACCGGGGGAGACGACCGTGGCTCCGCCCGGCGCGCCCTACGGCGAGCGGATGACGACCCGCTCCCAGGGGCTGACGGACGTGACGCTCGACGCCGGCACGGTCCGCGCGACGTCCACCCTCGTGGACGCGCCCGCCCCGCCCGCACCCCGCGGCCTGGAGGCCGCCGCCCAGCCCGCCTACGCCCTCGTCGACGTGTTCGTCGCGACGCTCCAGCTCGGTCAGGTCCTGCTGTACGACCTCGACGCGATCGACCGCGGCGCGAGCGACACCCTGTGGATGCGCCGCACCAGCGTGCGCACCCGGGCCCCCCTGCCCGCGACCGGCCCGGTCGCCGTCCGCGCCACCCTCGACCGTGCCCGCCTCGTCGACCGCGACGCCGCGACGTGGCGCCTGGCCGACGTCGTGGGCGACGTCGGCCCCTACACGGTGCGCACCGCCCTCGCGCACCGCGTCCCCCGACCCCCCGCCGCCCGACGCGCGGCCGGGACCACTCCCGCACCACCCACGCAGTGA
- a CDS encoding AAA family ATPase, translated as MRLAVSGTYSTGKTLTTMALSHYTGIPRSAAMTMRELLPISVPGKTLEECTGAEILMLITRRNTERAVNESHLGDSFISDGSSLHEWIYGTVRVLVGINPSANATLENVPRTPELAFFDDVITQLGVPAKQHAKAGYDAFVRLPVEFPMVADGHRPVNERFRTLADEMILDQVDALGIPTFTAGGTVEDRLLAITDHFDLPRVIDLDEAVARARADYAAIDTRSELERDRALV; from the coding sequence ATGAGGCTCGCCGTCTCAGGGACCTACTCGACCGGCAAGACGCTCACCACCATGGCCCTCTCGCACTACACCGGCATCCCGCGCAGCGCCGCGATGACGATGCGCGAGCTCCTGCCGATCTCGGTGCCCGGCAAGACCCTCGAGGAGTGCACCGGCGCGGAGATCCTCATGCTCATCACCCGCCGCAACACCGAACGCGCCGTCAACGAGTCCCACCTGGGCGACTCGTTCATCTCCGACGGCTCGTCCCTGCACGAGTGGATCTACGGCACGGTCCGCGTCCTGGTCGGCATCAACCCCTCCGCGAACGCGACCCTCGAGAACGTCCCGCGCACCCCCGAGCTGGCGTTCTTCGACGACGTCATCACCCAGCTCGGCGTCCCGGCCAAGCAGCACGCCAAGGCCGGGTACGACGCGTTCGTCCGCCTGCCCGTGGAGTTCCCCATGGTCGCCGACGGGCACCGACCCGTGAACGAGCGGTTCCGCACACTCGCCGACGAGATGATCCTGGACCAGGTCGACGCCCTGGGCATCCCGACGTTCACCGCCGGCGGCACCGTCGAGGACCGGCTCCTGGCGATCACCGACCACTTCGACCTGCCCCGCGTGATCGACCTCGACGAGGCCGTGGCCCGCGCCCGCGCCGACTACGCCGCGATCGACACCCGCAGCGAGCTCGAGCGGGACCGTGCCCTCGTCTGA
- a CDS encoding maleylpyruvate isomerase family mycothiol-dependent enzyme, which produces MPPWTSPDPLWEAVVAERARLLADLEHLTPDQWATPSMCGRWSVEDVVAHLTAAASTGRWAWVRSIVGARFDPDVHNDRRLAEHRGPTPDRTLDAFRQAVPSRVAAIGDVWAWLGEVVVHSADVREPLGITTVPAPAAVEAVAAGYARRDFAVRSRTVARGLALVADDGGFRTGDGPVVRGTTLDLVLAMAGRPAAVGRLTGDGVPELAARVTGAVAAGDPPRGA; this is translated from the coding sequence GTGCCGCCCTGGACGTCGCCCGACCCGCTCTGGGAGGCGGTCGTCGCCGAGCGCGCCCGGCTCCTGGCCGACCTCGAGCACCTCACGCCCGACCAGTGGGCCACCCCCTCGATGTGCGGGCGGTGGTCCGTCGAGGACGTCGTCGCCCACCTGACCGCGGCCGCGTCCACCGGCCGGTGGGCCTGGGTGCGCAGCATCGTCGGTGCCCGGTTCGACCCGGACGTGCACAACGACCGGCGCCTGGCCGAGCACCGCGGCCCCACCCCGGACCGCACCCTCGACGCCTTCCGGCAGGCGGTGCCCTCCCGGGTCGCGGCGATCGGCGACGTGTGGGCGTGGCTGGGCGAGGTCGTCGTGCACTCCGCCGACGTGCGCGAGCCGCTGGGCATCACCACCGTGCCCGCGCCCGCCGCCGTCGAGGCCGTCGCCGCGGGGTACGCGCGCCGGGACTTCGCGGTGCGCTCCCGCACGGTGGCGCGGGGTCTGGCGCTGGTCGCCGACGACGGCGGGTTCCGGACGGGCGACGGGCCGGTGGTGCGCGGCACGACCCTGGACCTGGTCCTCGCGATGGCCGGTCGGCCCGCGGCCGTCGGGCGCCTCACCGGCGACGGCGTCCCGGAGCTGGCCGCCCGCGTCACCGGAGCCGTCGCCGCGGGCGACCCCCCGCGCGGCGCCTGA
- a CDS encoding GNAT family N-acetyltransferase, producing MQIRRVDEDDWPLVQEVRLRALRDAPQAFGSTIARESGFKESHWRMRVRSTPTWVALDDAGTPQGMVSLVLEPGSPADDRHVVALWVAPDRRRRGTAWALLDVVARAAAADGARTVSLWVVDDNAAAIDLYVRAGFQRTGERQPLPRDPDRTEERYVRTVAETPQATGT from the coding sequence GTGCAGATCCGACGCGTCGACGAGGACGACTGGCCCCTGGTGCAAGAGGTGCGCCTGCGCGCGCTGCGGGACGCCCCGCAGGCCTTCGGCTCCACGATCGCGCGCGAGTCGGGCTTCAAGGAGTCGCACTGGCGGATGCGGGTGCGGTCGACCCCGACGTGGGTGGCGCTCGACGACGCCGGCACGCCGCAGGGGATGGTCTCGCTGGTCCTGGAGCCGGGATCGCCCGCCGACGACAGGCACGTCGTGGCGCTGTGGGTCGCACCGGACCGCCGCCGCCGGGGGACCGCGTGGGCCCTCCTGGACGTCGTCGCCCGGGCCGCGGCGGCCGACGGCGCCCGGACGGTGTCGCTGTGGGTCGTCGACGACAACGCCGCGGCGATCGACCTGTACGTGCGCGCAGGCTTCCAGCGCACGGGGGAGCGGCAGCCCCTGCCGCGGGACCCGGACCGCACCGAGGAGCGCTACGTGCGCACCGTCGCCGAGACCCCGCAGGCCACCGGCACCTGA
- a CDS encoding MBL fold metallo-hydrolase, producing the protein MPLTLTRHGHACVRLTRDDGARLLIDPGSFSDVATALDGVDAVLVTHEHPDHLDTDAVVAATGRGAQVWAPGAVVDHLAAAGAPAAALHAVHPGDALTAGGLDVQVLGGWHEVIHPDVPRLTNVAYLVEAAVLHPGDSFTVPPTGTTVRVLLEPVGAPWLRMADAVDHVRAVAPDRVVPIHDATLSDAGRTLAARLLGQLTTAQVVEPAAGEPVEV; encoded by the coding sequence ATGCCTCTGACGCTGACCCGCCACGGCCATGCCTGCGTCCGCCTGACCCGCGACGACGGGGCCCGCCTGCTCATCGACCCCGGCTCCTTCAGCGACGTCGCGACGGCCCTCGACGGGGTGGACGCGGTGCTCGTGACGCACGAGCACCCGGACCACCTCGACACCGACGCGGTCGTCGCGGCGACCGGGCGCGGGGCCCAGGTCTGGGCACCCGGAGCCGTCGTGGACCACCTCGCCGCCGCCGGGGCACCTGCCGCCGCGCTGCACGCCGTGCACCCCGGCGACGCCCTGACCGCCGGCGGCCTCGACGTCCAGGTCCTCGGCGGCTGGCACGAGGTCATCCACCCCGACGTGCCCCGACTGACGAACGTCGCGTACCTGGTCGAGGCGGCGGTGCTGCACCCGGGGGACTCCTTCACCGTGCCGCCCACGGGTACGACGGTGCGCGTGCTCCTGGAGCCCGTCGGGGCACCGTGGCTGCGCATGGCCGACGCCGTCGACCACGTGCGCGCGGTCGCACCCGACCGCGTCGTCCCGATCCACGACGCCACGCTGTCCGACGCCGGCCGGACCCTGGCCGCACGCCTGCTCGGGCAGCTGACCACCGCCCAGGTCGTCGAGCCCGCCGCGGGCGAACCCGTCGAGGTGTGA
- a CDS encoding ParA family protein, with amino-acid sequence MLVLGVCSLKGGVGKTSVTLGLASAALERGLRTLVIDLDPQGDSTMSLGASRPGGGDVSTVLDSPGGPAVEAATGRSGWAESGLDVLLGSERTVLHDRLDDSDVDRLSYALSFVTGYDLVLIDCPPSLGGLTRTGLTACDRAVVVTEPGLFAVMAVGRAMRTIDELRRGPAPALQPLGIVVNRVRARSVEQAYRLEELQGLYGPLVLSPHVPERAALQQAQGAAQPVHAWPGAAAAELAGVFDQLLDRALRAPRAERGR; translated from the coding sequence GTGCTCGTCCTCGGTGTGTGCAGCCTCAAGGGAGGCGTCGGCAAGACGTCGGTGACCCTCGGACTGGCGTCCGCCGCGCTCGAGCGCGGTCTGCGGACCCTGGTGATCGACCTCGACCCCCAGGGGGACAGCACGATGTCCCTGGGCGCGTCGCGGCCCGGCGGCGGGGACGTCTCGACCGTGCTCGACTCCCCCGGCGGCCCGGCCGTCGAGGCCGCGACGGGCCGGTCGGGCTGGGCCGAGTCCGGGCTCGACGTCCTCCTCGGGTCCGAGCGCACGGTCCTGCACGACCGCCTCGACGACTCCGACGTCGACCGGCTGTCGTACGCGCTGTCGTTCGTCACCGGGTACGACCTGGTGCTCATCGACTGCCCGCCGTCGCTCGGTGGCCTCACCCGCACCGGGCTGACCGCGTGCGACCGCGCCGTGGTCGTCACCGAGCCCGGGCTGTTCGCGGTGATGGCCGTCGGGCGCGCCATGCGGACCATCGACGAGCTGCGCCGCGGCCCTGCCCCGGCGCTGCAGCCGCTGGGCATCGTCGTCAACCGCGTCCGGGCCCGGTCCGTCGAGCAGGCGTACCGGCTCGAGGAGCTGCAGGGCCTGTACGGGCCCCTGGTGCTGTCCCCGCACGTGCCCGAGCGTGCCGCGCTCCAGCAGGCGCAGGGCGCGGCGCAGCCCGTCCACGCCTGGCCCGGCGCGGCGGCGGCGGAGCTCGCCGGCGTCTTCGACCAGCTGCTCGACCGTGCGCTGCGCGCACCCCGCGCCGAGCGCGGTCGCTGA
- a CDS encoding MerR family transcriptional regulator yields MISNESAEQHGAIPDGAQGLLFDDDLPELDATTGYRGPTACRAAGITYRQLDYWARTGLVEPSVRPATGSGTQRLYSFRDILVLKVVKRLLDTGVSLQQIRSAVGHLRERGVEDLAQITLMSDGASVYECTSADEVIDLVQGGQGVFGIAVGRVWREVEGTLAALPTERAEDEQAVPAGSPQDELAARRQARTAG; encoded by the coding sequence GTGATCAGCAACGAGAGCGCCGAGCAGCACGGCGCGATCCCCGATGGCGCGCAGGGGCTCCTCTTCGACGACGACCTCCCCGAGCTGGACGCGACGACCGGCTACCGCGGACCGACCGCGTGCCGGGCCGCAGGCATCACGTACCGCCAGCTCGACTACTGGGCCCGCACGGGGCTGGTGGAGCCGTCGGTCCGGCCCGCGACCGGCTCCGGGACGCAGCGCCTGTACAGCTTCCGCGACATCCTCGTCCTCAAGGTCGTCAAGCGGCTGCTCGACACGGGGGTCTCGCTGCAGCAGATCCGCTCGGCGGTCGGGCACCTGCGCGAGCGCGGCGTGGAGGACCTCGCCCAGATCACGCTGATGTCCGACGGTGCGAGCGTGTACGAGTGCACGTCGGCCGACGAGGTCATCGACCTCGTCCAGGGCGGGCAGGGTGTGTTCGGCATCGCCGTGGGTCGGGTCTGGCGCGAGGTCGAGGGCACGCTGGCCGCGCTGCCGACCGAGCGGGCCGAGGACGAGCAGGCCGTCCCGGCAGGCAGCCCGCAGGACGAGCTCGCGGCGCGCCGGCAGGCACGCACGGCCGGCTGA